The following are encoded in a window of Candidatus Woesearchaeota archaeon genomic DNA:
- a CDS encoding DUF4046 domain-containing protein, translating into MEIHLVKIMQLTKRLTSLEILEKLFSDKFLSDYFLNADATIFHDIIREDILSALLEAKPAHEQSIIVKKYKTSHVIKTILSNLYDDLIAGKRKAFPPGTFKGLQGNINSAILFKYVFADRLQWNLRKIIMEVDKKTLYQHKLRCVFQGHTNIYELVREAFPEQKVKPYYFAKVRNIWRDKNGILNEKLIKEAITEFVGILTDVRGKYKYNIKQLPQWIRYQHFQENILPYGANISYLLESCFGNSPARAIMFAFPELKLQPHYFSNVPKGYWKNKDNVEKVKIELLDALTSPHGRFQFTDEELKQFLSSSFYQNPLFPYRKKARGLLKQGLGNNPLGLLQHNVFKR; encoded by the coding sequence GTGGAAATTCATTTAGTTAAGATTATGCAGCTTACTAAACGCCTTACCAGCCTCGAAATTTTAGAAAAATTATTTTCTGATAAGTTTTTATCAGATTATTTTCTTAATGCAGATGCAACAATTTTTCATGATATTATTCGGGAAGATATTTTATCAGCTTTGCTCGAAGCAAAACCAGCTCATGAACAAAGCATCATCGTCAAAAAATACAAGACATCGCATGTTATTAAAACCATTCTCAGCAATTTATATGACGATCTGATTGCAGGAAAAAGAAAAGCATTTCCACCTGGAACTTTCAAAGGTTTGCAGGGGAACATAAACAGCGCGATTCTTTTCAAATATGTTTTTGCCGATAGATTACAGTGGAATCTGCGAAAAATCATTATGGAGGTTGACAAGAAAACGCTTTATCAACATAAATTGCGTTGTGTTTTTCAAGGTCATACTAACATCTATGAACTCGTGAGAGAAGCTTTCCCTGAACAAAAGGTAAAGCCTTATTATTTTGCCAAAGTTAGAAATATATGGAGAGATAAGAATGGCATTCTTAACGAAAAACTGATTAAGGAAGCTATAACAGAATTTGTAGGTATTCTCACTGATGTTCGAGGCAAATATAAATATAATATAAAACAGCTTCCTCAATGGATACGATACCAGCATTTTCAGGAGAATATACTGCCGTATGGAGCTAACATAAGTTACCTTCTTGAATCTTGTTTTGGCAATTCACCTGCTCGAGCAATAATGTTTGCGTTTCCTGAATTAAAATTGCAGCCTCATTATTTCAGCAATGTGCCAAAAGGTTATTGGAAGAATAAAGATAATGTAGAAAAAGTAAAGATTGAATTATTAGACGCGCTTACTTCACCTCACGGCAGATTTCAATTTACTGATGAAGAATTAAAGCAGTTTCTTTCCTCAAGTTTTTATCAAAATCCATTATTTCCTTATCGTAAAAAAGCGCGAGGATTATTAAAACAAGGATTAGGCAATAATCCATTAGGATTATTGCAACACAATGTTTTTAAAAGATGA
- a CDS encoding iron-sulfur cluster assembly accessory protein, whose amino-acid sequence MEQKTEQKVKQEQKHDQNKPLIAKEMTVGEVVGKYPHLTDTLLKYGLHCVGCHASTWETLEQGTMGHGMPEEVLDAMVKELNEKALEKPQPKTGEGITLTDRAAEKALEFAKAEGKENTALRVQVIPGGCSGFSYDLAFDENEPNEDDKVFMFGKLRVFVDQGSLEHLQGTVIDFVETLQGSGFKIDNPEAKNSCGCGNSFS is encoded by the coding sequence ATGGAACAAAAAACAGAGCAAAAAGTAAAACAAGAACAAAAGCATGATCAAAATAAACCATTAATTGCCAAAGAAATGACTGTTGGGGAAGTAGTAGGTAAATATCCACATCTTACTGACACGTTACTAAAATACGGTCTCCATTGTGTAGGTTGCCATGCTTCTACCTGGGAAACCTTAGAACAAGGCACTATGGGGCATGGAATGCCTGAAGAGGTATTAGATGCAATGGTAAAAGAATTAAATGAAAAAGCTCTTGAAAAACCTCAACCTAAAACTGGAGAAGGTATAACTTTAACTGACCGTGCTGCTGAAAAAGCATTGGAATTTGCAAAAGCAGAAGGTAAGGAAAATACTGCTCTTCGTGTCCAAGTTATTCCAGGCGGTTGTTCAGGATTCAGCTATGATTTAGCATTTGATGAAAATGAACCAAATGAAGATGATAAGGTTTTTATGTTTGGAAAACTCCGTGTTTTTGTAGATCAAGGAAGTCTCGAACATCTTCAAGGCACGGTTATAGATTTTGTCGAAACATTGCAAGGCAGTGGATTTAAGATAGATAACCCTGAAGCTAAAAATTCATGCGGTTGTGGAAATTCATTTAGTTAA
- a CDS encoding ferredoxin, with protein MKYKIEHNRPDCIGCAACAAVAPDHWEMNEDGKSDIRGGKRLPTGWEEKEIDESSFNDNKEAAESCPVNVIHLIRLDTKEKII; from the coding sequence ATGAAGTACAAAATAGAACATAACAGGCCAGATTGTATCGGATGCGCAGCTTGTGCAGCAGTTGCTCCTGATCATTGGGAAATGAATGAAGATGGAAAGTCAGATATTAGAGGAGGAAAAAGATTGCCTACTGGTTGGGAAGAGAAAGAGATAGATGAAAGTTCATTTAATGATAATAAAGAAGCTGCTGAATCATGCCCGGTGAATGTTATTCATCTTATTAGGCTTGATACTAAAGAAAAGATAATATAA
- a CDS encoding YIP1 family protein, which translates to MAKKVVRNGFSDGLSLNPFTNVWTKPRETLQAILNFNPNYLVLLLSAIYGLKQGLDISALSVLGDNYPLWAILLGVIILGPIIGIASLYLGSWLLVWTGKWIQGQSSYQTMRTALAWSYVPSLINLGLIIITLPFFGIEVFTSTTPSLYASNSLLVLLIVISSLDLLLSIWMFVISIIMISEAQQFSVWKALGNILLAMLVVLVPLFIILTIYFFIVPVSVSLL; encoded by the coding sequence ATGGCTAAAAAAGTCGTGAGAAATGGCTTCTCAGATGGTCTATCGTTAAATCCATTTACTAATGTATGGACAAAACCTCGTGAGACGCTTCAAGCAATTCTTAATTTTAATCCAAATTATTTAGTACTATTATTATCAGCAATTTATGGTTTAAAACAGGGATTAGATATTAGCGCATTAAGTGTATTAGGTGATAATTATCCACTATGGGCAATACTTTTAGGGGTGATTATACTTGGACCAATTATAGGTATTGCTTCGTTGTACCTAGGTTCGTGGCTACTTGTTTGGACAGGTAAATGGATTCAAGGACAAAGTTCTTATCAAACCATGCGTACAGCGTTAGCATGGAGCTATGTCCCTAGTCTTATTAATCTTGGATTAATAATCATCACCTTGCCTTTTTTTGGGATTGAAGTGTTTACTTCAACCACTCCTTCACTTTATGCATCAAACAGTTTGCTTGTTTTATTGATTGTAATTTCTAGTCTTGATTTACTATTAAGCATTTGGATGTTTGTAATAAGTATCATAATGATTTCAGAAGCACAGCAATTTTCAGTATGGAAAGCATTAGGCAACATACTGCTAGCAATGCTTGTAGTATTAGTGCCGTTATTTATTATACTGACCATTTATTTCTTTATTGTGCCGGTATCGGTATCTCTCCTTTAG
- a CDS encoding DUF2892 domain-containing protein: protein MKQNLGKLDRIFRFILGVWWLTPLAPQFSMPWANTLVMVVGWIALIESFAAYCWLHDMFAINNKTQ from the coding sequence ATGAAACAAAATCTTGGTAAACTAGATCGAATATTTAGGTTTATACTAGGAGTATGGTGGCTTACGCCATTAGCGCCGCAATTTAGTATGCCATGGGCTAATACGTTAGTAATGGTAGTCGGTTGGATTGCATTAATTGAAAGCTTTGCAGCATATTGCTGGCTGCATGACATGTTTGCAATAAATAACAAAACTCAATAA
- a CDS encoding helix-turn-helix domain-containing protein has translation MWLAKLELKHDCIIGKRCAKFDCISVGYPLEYYEENGYNYFFHFEKLSGEEKNIQKFINDLKKDKRIVSFEAENTSLFFTYKTKSKGEMPTQSFLKKVFHLKPVLVDVKGVEHWEIGAWNKESIIQFIEEIKKKTEDLEYFKILKIVKTKLKEIHFPHIMPLMTPLQEKALVLAQKEGYYEFPRKTELRDLAALMKVSLSTYREHLRKAEKAVLKNF, from the coding sequence ATGTGGCTTGCAAAGCTTGAATTAAAGCATGATTGCATCATTGGTAAACGTTGCGCAAAATTTGATTGTATTTCTGTTGGCTATCCTTTGGAATATTATGAGGAAAACGGTTATAATTATTTTTTCCATTTTGAAAAATTATCAGGAGAAGAAAAAAATATTCAAAAATTTATTAATGATCTTAAAAAAGATAAGCGCATAGTCTCATTTGAAGCAGAAAATACCTCTCTTTTTTTTACGTATAAAACAAAATCTAAAGGAGAGATGCCAACCCAGTCCTTCCTCAAAAAGGTATTTCACTTAAAACCGGTTCTTGTTGATGTAAAAGGTGTTGAGCATTGGGAGATAGGAGCATGGAATAAAGAATCTATCATTCAGTTTATTGAAGAGATTAAAAAGAAAACTGAAGATTTGGAATATTTTAAAATACTCAAAATTGTTAAAACTAAATTAAAAGAAATTCACTTCCCTCATATTATGCCTTTAATGACACCGCTGCAGGAAAAAGCGTTAGTATTAGCGCAGAAAGAAGGGTATTATGAATTTCCGAGGAAAACAGAACTGCGGGATTTAGCTGCATTGATGAAAGTTTCTCTCTCCACCTATCGTGAGCATTTGCGGAAAGCAGAAAAAGCGGTGTTGAAGAATTTCTAA
- a CDS encoding tyrosine-type recombinase/integrase: MVYKREPLEDDEIEMMKKSCSSFEESLIVNTLLETGMRVSELANLKRDQISWQRDCITTIGKGNKRRVIPMSKTTRFYLL, encoded by the coding sequence ATGGTATACAAACGTGAACCTTTAGAAGATGATGAAATTGAAATGATGAAAAAATCATGCAGTTCTTTTGAAGAATCGTTAATTGTAAATACTTTGTTAGAAACAGGAATGCGTGTTTCTGAATTAGCAAATCTTAAGCGGGATCAAATATCATGGCAGCGAGATTGTATCACAACAATTGGCAAAGGCAATAAGCGCAGAGTTATTCCGATGAGCAAAACAACACGATTTTATTTATTGTAA
- a CDS encoding ATP-binding protein: MVELYAITGGPCAGKTSVVEGLQSRGYSIIPEVATRVILELQERSIGYNPARDRYAFQDVVASRQLHEERGVVTAAGNGDAIFTDRSLFDGIGYCQVDDIGLPDSRIPLPPSLRNLNPARYKRVFFLETLPPKCYTQTSVRQEDPEYAGRITSGIRAVYVRLGVNLVDVPFFDTNGDKGSGIEQRVNFILERL; encoded by the coding sequence ATGGTTGAACTCTATGCAATTACTGGCGGGCCTTGCGCTGGAAAAACATCTGTTGTTGAAGGCTTACAAAGTCGTGGTTATTCTATAATACCTGAAGTTGCAACCCGTGTCATTCTTGAGCTGCAAGAAAGAAGTATAGGTTATAATCCTGCGCGTGATCGTTATGCTTTCCAGGATGTTGTTGCAAGCAGGCAATTGCATGAAGAAAGAGGAGTTGTTACAGCAGCAGGTAACGGTGATGCTATTTTCACTGATAGAAGTCTCTTTGATGGCATTGGTTATTGCCAAGTTGATGACATAGGATTACCTGATAGTAGAATACCACTTCCACCTTCTTTAAGAAATCTTAATCCTGCTCGTTATAAAAGAGTATTTTTCTTAGAAACATTGCCACCGAAATGTTATACGCAAACAAGTGTCCGCCAGGAAGATCCTGAATATGCTGGGAGAATAACTAGTGGAATAAGAGCTGTCTATGTAAGATTAGGTGTCAATTTAGTTGATGTTCCTTTCTTTGATACTAATGGAGATAAGGGAAGTGGTATAGAACAGAGGGTTAATTTTATATTAGAAAGACTTTAA
- the hisS gene encoding histidine--tRNA ligase: protein MNLELPKGTRDTPPEERIAKTKLFKGLKVVFESFGFSQLDTPIIEKLEVLTAKYAGGEEILKEIFKVKDQGNRELGLRYDLTVPLARYIGMNPNVKLPFKRYAIGQVFRDGPIKLGRYREFWQCDVDIVGSMSMLADAQIIEIALTYFSHIHLDVVAEVNNRKILDGIMETAGIPEKKWMEVILSIDKLKKIGKLGVEKELHEKSIGEDQTEEIMNIITIEGSNQDKLKQLKKMLNSKIGKEGLQEVEELLSYVPDKRVQFNVSLARGLAYYTSTVFEVFAPESIIASSLAGGGRYDNMIGAYLENNQEYPAVGISFGIEPINDILKDKHKDKPQPKTVTELYIVPIKTEKICLEIAQTLRKESLKVDMDIMQRGVSKNLAYVSAYNIPFALIIGEKELKEKKFTLRDMVSGKEENVGLKVIKEKIKSK, encoded by the coding sequence ATGAACTTAGAGTTGCCTAAAGGAACCAGAGATACTCCTCCTGAAGAACGTATTGCAAAAACAAAACTTTTCAAAGGTCTAAAAGTAGTATTTGAGTCATTTGGATTTTCCCAATTAGACACGCCTATTATTGAAAAATTAGAGGTGTTAACAGCAAAGTATGCTGGTGGTGAAGAGATTCTCAAAGAAATTTTTAAAGTAAAAGATCAAGGCAATCGAGAGCTTGGATTAAGATATGATTTAACGGTGCCTTTAGCAAGATATATTGGTATGAATCCTAATGTTAAACTTCCTTTCAAGCGATATGCTATTGGCCAGGTATTTAGAGATGGCCCGATTAAGCTTGGCAGATACCGCGAATTTTGGCAGTGTGATGTTGACATTGTTGGCTCAATGTCAATGTTAGCAGATGCACAAATTATTGAAATTGCACTCACATATTTTTCACATATTCATCTTGATGTTGTTGCTGAAGTTAATAATCGAAAAATTCTCGATGGTATCATGGAAACAGCTGGAATTCCAGAAAAAAAATGGATGGAAGTAATTTTAAGTATTGATAAATTGAAAAAAATAGGAAAATTAGGGGTTGAAAAAGAATTGCATGAAAAAAGCATAGGCGAAGATCAAACAGAAGAAATAATGAATATAATAACTATTGAAGGCTCAAATCAAGATAAATTAAAACAATTAAAAAAAATGCTCAACAGCAAAATTGGCAAAGAAGGATTACAGGAAGTTGAAGAATTGCTCTCCTATGTTCCCGATAAACGCGTTCAATTCAATGTATCATTAGCAAGAGGTTTAGCTTATTATACAAGTACAGTCTTTGAAGTCTTTGCGCCGGAGAGCATTATTGCCTCATCATTGGCAGGCGGTGGAAGATATGATAACATGATAGGAGCCTATCTTGAGAATAATCAAGAATATCCAGCAGTTGGTATTTCATTTGGCATTGAGCCGATTAATGATATTTTGAAGGATAAGCACAAAGACAAGCCACAGCCAAAAACTGTTACTGAACTGTATATTGTTCCTATCAAAACCGAAAAAATCTGTTTAGAAATTGCTCAAACATTGCGAAAAGAAAGTTTGAAAGTTGACATGGATATTATGCAGCGTGGTGTAAGCAAGAATCTTGCTTATGTTAGTGCTTATAATATTCCTTTTGCATTGATTATTGGAGAAAAGGAATTAAAAGAAAAGAAATTTACCTTGCGGGACATGGTTTCTGGCAAAGAAGAGAACGTAGGATTGAAGGTTATTAAAGAGAAAATAAAATCTAAGTAG